A window from Nitrosopumilus adriaticus encodes these proteins:
- a CDS encoding pyruvoyl-dependent arginine decarboxylase: MLDLVAKKLFLTKGKGVHEDRLTSFEYALRDAGIAGTNLVLISSIFPPKAKLISRKEGLKRISPGQILFTIYSKNQTREPHRMCAASVGIAIPKDCSRYGYLSEYESFGQNETQAGDYAEDIAAQMLASSLGIPFDVDKNWDEKRQQWSISGKIYNTKNITQSTKGDKDGKWTTVFAAAVLLL, from the coding sequence ATGCTTGATTTAGTTGCTAAAAAATTATTTCTTACAAAAGGAAAAGGCGTACATGAAGATAGATTAACCAGTTTTGAATATGCATTAAGGGATGCGGGAATTGCTGGAACTAATCTAGTTCTTATATCTAGTATATTTCCACCTAAAGCAAAATTAATTTCAAGAAAAGAAGGCCTTAAGAGAATTAGCCCTGGACAGATATTGTTTACAATTTATTCAAAAAATCAGACTAGAGAACCCCATAGAATGTGTGCAGCTTCTGTTGGTATTGCAATTCCTAAGGATTGTTCTAGATATGGATACCTTTCAGAATACGAATCTTTTGGTCAAAATGAAACTCAAGCCGGTGATTATGCTGAAGATATTGCAGCACAAATGCTGGCATCTTCATTGGGAATTCCATTTGATGTTGATAAAAACTGGGATGAAAAAAGACAACAGTGGTCTATATCCGGGAAAATTTACAATACAAAAAATATTACCCAGTCAACGAAAGGTGATAAAGATGGAAAATGGACTACTGTTTTTGCAGCAGCTGTCCTCTTACTGTAA
- a CDS encoding DsbA family protein, with the protein MSSEDVESNQNHNDHRLVRKSTFNGLIIGFITIVGIAAFFAGSYVSELNSNQITEEDLDDAIAKLELKLLQNQLPTKQPTPTVKISADNDPIIGNPDAPITIIEFSDFQCPFCARFHIQTLPLILEEYIEKGKVKLVFRDFPIQSIHPNALPASVAAECANEQGKFREMHDMLFDNQNQWNKLETSDVLSLFSNYALEIQLDKGIFDSCLTSGKYIEEIRKDLDDGRDYGVSGTPGFFVGNDQIGYVEIKGAQPFESFKKIIDAQLEA; encoded by the coding sequence ATGAGTTCTGAGGATGTGGAATCTAATCAAAATCATAATGATCATCGTTTAGTAAGAAAATCAACATTTAATGGATTAATAATCGGTTTTATTACCATAGTTGGGATTGCGGCATTTTTTGCTGGTTCTTATGTCTCTGAACTTAACTCAAATCAAATTACAGAAGAAGATCTAGATGATGCAATTGCCAAATTAGAACTGAAACTACTACAAAATCAATTACCGACAAAACAACCAACACCCACAGTAAAAATTTCAGCAGATAATGACCCAATTATTGGAAATCCTGATGCGCCAATTACAATAATAGAATTTTCAGATTTTCAGTGTCCATTTTGTGCCAGATTCCACATTCAAACACTTCCATTAATTCTTGAAGAATACATTGAGAAAGGAAAAGTAAAGTTAGTTTTTAGAGATTTCCCAATTCAGAGCATTCATCCAAATGCACTACCAGCGTCTGTTGCAGCTGAATGTGCAAATGAGCAAGGAAAGTTCAGAGAAATGCACGATATGTTATTTGATAATCAAAATCAGTGGAACAAATTAGAAACTAGTGATGTACTTTCTTTGTTTAGTAATTATGCATTAGAGATTCAATTGGATAAAGGAATATTTGATTCATGTCTTACTAGTGGAAAATATATCGAAGAGATTAGAAAAGATCTCGACGATGGTAGAGATTATGGAGTTTCAGGAACACCTGGATTTTTTGTAGGAAATGATCAGATCGGATATGTAGAGATTAAAGGTGCACAGCCATTTGAGAGTTTTAAAAAAATTATTGATGCTCAGTTAGAGGCGTAA
- a CDS encoding UBP-type zinc finger domain-containing protein: MSKNCEHFTQEKQVSPNTKSCEECEKEHLPVVAIRMCLTCGHVGCCDSSIGKHATKHFEETGHPVMKAIPNDIWKWCYIHKEYY, translated from the coding sequence ATGTCAAAAAATTGCGAGCATTTCACTCAAGAGAAACAAGTATCCCCAAATACAAAAAGTTGTGAAGAATGCGAAAAGGAACACCTGCCAGTTGTTGCAATTAGAATGTGTCTGACATGCGGTCATGTTGGATGTTGTGATTCATCAATTGGAAAACACGCCACTAAACACTTTGAGGAAACAGGACATCCCGTAATGAAAGCAATTCCTAATGATATTTGGAAGTGGTGTTATATTCACAAAGAATATTACTGA
- a CDS encoding M3 family oligoendopeptidase — MKEYKLGKWDLSELAKDPKSPAFQKQIQELEKQSEKFEKIKSKLDPKMSTEKFMNILHQVEEISEKMSKIGGYASLSYSSDTQSDEATSLMTKMSKLGSEISNKILFFDLWWKTQVDDKNAKRLMKNAGEITEYLSHKRLFAKYALSEPEERIINTLDVTGISALVKLYDKITNAYEYKMKIGNKTKKMTREELTNYVRSTNSKVRETAYKTILTKYSENKGVIGEIYQNIVLNWRDEGIEIRGYKSPISMRNIGNDVDDKTIESLLLVCRKNSPIFQKFFAQKAKMLKMKKLRRYDLYAPAAASIKEKNYSYNNSVKLVFESLGKFSETLEEFARKVFNEKHIDSSVRQGKRDGAFCSTLTPKITPYVLVNFTGKSRDVFTLAHELGHAVHSQAAQNRSILVQDAPLPLAETASTFSELLLYDNLSDKISDNEKKIMLSEKIDDLYATILRQSFFTIFEVDAHEQIGKGTTVDEISKTYLKNLKEQFGNSVNLSEDFAIEWSCIPHFYHTPFYCYAYSFGNLLALSLFQRYKKEGKDFVPSYIEILAAGGSKKPEKLLLEHSFDIRSPKFWQEGFDYVRDQVRTLSLLN; from the coding sequence ATGAAAGAGTATAAGCTTGGAAAATGGGATCTATCAGAATTGGCAAAAGATCCAAAAAGTCCAGCATTTCAAAAACAAATTCAGGAATTAGAAAAACAATCTGAAAAATTTGAAAAAATAAAATCAAAACTAGATCCTAAAATGTCAACAGAGAAATTTATGAATATTTTGCATCAGGTAGAAGAAATCTCTGAAAAGATGAGTAAGATTGGAGGATATGCATCTTTATCATATTCATCAGATACGCAATCTGATGAGGCAACATCACTAATGACTAAAATGTCAAAGTTAGGTTCCGAGATTTCAAATAAAATATTATTTTTTGATTTATGGTGGAAAACCCAAGTTGACGACAAAAATGCAAAGAGACTAATGAAAAATGCAGGAGAAATAACAGAATATCTATCCCATAAAAGATTATTTGCAAAATACGCACTAAGCGAACCTGAAGAGAGAATAATCAACACTCTAGATGTTACTGGAATCTCTGCACTTGTAAAACTGTATGACAAAATAACAAATGCATACGAGTACAAAATGAAGATAGGAAATAAAACAAAAAAAATGACAAGAGAAGAGCTTACAAATTATGTTCGAAGTACAAATTCTAAAGTTCGTGAAACGGCCTACAAAACAATTCTGACAAAATATTCTGAAAACAAAGGAGTAATTGGAGAAATATATCAAAATATTGTTCTCAATTGGAGAGATGAAGGAATAGAAATCAGAGGTTACAAATCCCCAATATCAATGAGGAATATTGGAAATGATGTAGATGATAAAACTATAGAATCACTTCTTTTAGTATGCAGAAAAAATTCCCCAATATTTCAAAAATTCTTTGCCCAAAAAGCAAAGATGTTGAAAATGAAAAAATTAAGAAGATATGATTTGTACGCACCAGCAGCAGCAAGTATCAAAGAAAAGAATTATTCTTACAACAATTCAGTTAAACTAGTTTTTGAATCTCTAGGGAAATTTAGTGAAACATTAGAAGAATTTGCAAGAAAGGTATTCAATGAAAAACATATTGATTCATCAGTAAGACAAGGAAAGAGAGACGGAGCATTTTGTAGTACATTAACCCCAAAAATCACACCCTATGTTCTAGTAAATTTTACAGGAAAGTCAAGAGACGTATTTACTTTAGCTCATGAATTAGGCCATGCAGTTCACAGTCAAGCTGCGCAAAACAGATCAATTCTGGTTCAAGATGCCCCATTACCTTTAGCAGAAACTGCATCTACATTTTCAGAATTGTTATTGTATGATAATTTATCAGACAAAATTTCAGACAATGAAAAAAAGATTATGTTATCTGAAAAAATAGATGATCTATATGCTACAATACTCAGACAATCATTTTTCACCATTTTTGAAGTAGATGCTCATGAGCAAATTGGAAAAGGAACTACTGTGGATGAGATTTCAAAAACATATCTTAAAAATCTCAAAGAGCAGTTTGGAAATTCAGTAAATCTATCTGAAGACTTTGCAATAGAGTGGAGTTGTATTCCACATTTTTACCATACACCATTTTACTGCTACGCATATTCTTTTGGGAATTTACTTGCACTATCACTATTTCAAAGATACAAAAAGGAAGGAAAAGACTTTGTTCCATCATATATTGAAATTCTTGCAGCAGGTGGCTCAAAGAAACCAGAAAAACTCCTATTAGAGCACAGTTTTGACATTAGATCCCCAAAATTTTGGCAAGAAGGATTTGATTATGTCAGAGACCAAGTTAGAACATTATCATTATTGAACTAG
- a CDS encoding succinate--CoA ligase subunit alpha, with the protein MTDIFGLLKGNPGEDDYENKGVIVQGITGSYGSLHAGKMLEYGTNIVAGVTPGKGDQTWNESVPIYNTMQEAVDATHAKISIIFVPAKFFLSAAKEALEAGIKLLVAIPEHVPIRDTMETLELANQKGAVVIGPNTPGIMIPELIKIGIMPPMPFKAGKIAVLSKSGTLLYEISDALTNAGFGQSITIGIGGDPINGTRLIDAFDMVKDIPDLEGMVVVGEIGGDSEEMLAQRIIDTGFSKPTVAYIAGRAAPKEKRMGHAGAIVMGNYGSAESKISMFNKANIPVAKRPAEVPVLLAGKMDKSD; encoded by the coding sequence ATGACAGATATTTTTGGACTCCTAAAAGGAAATCCAGGAGAAGATGATTATGAAAATAAAGGAGTCATAGTTCAAGGAATTACAGGATCATATGGATCACTGCATGCAGGAAAAATGTTGGAGTATGGAACCAACATTGTTGCTGGTGTCACTCCAGGCAAAGGAGACCAAACATGGAATGAAAGTGTACCAATTTACAATACCATGCAAGAGGCAGTTGATGCCACCCACGCTAAAATCTCAATCATTTTTGTTCCAGCAAAATTCTTTCTATCAGCTGCAAAAGAAGCATTAGAAGCAGGAATCAAACTGCTAGTTGCAATTCCAGAACATGTCCCTATTAGAGACACTATGGAGACTTTAGAACTTGCAAATCAAAAAGGAGCAGTAGTAATCGGACCTAACACTCCAGGAATTATGATTCCAGAATTAATTAAAATCGGAATCATGCCACCAATGCCATTCAAGGCAGGAAAAATTGCAGTATTGTCAAAAAGCGGAACATTACTCTATGAAATTTCTGATGCATTAACCAATGCAGGATTTGGTCAATCAATTACAATTGGTATTGGAGGAGATCCAATTAACGGAACAAGACTAATTGATGCATTTGACATGGTAAAAGACATTCCAGATTTGGAAGGAATGGTAGTTGTAGGAGAAATAGGAGGAGACTCTGAGGAAATGCTGGCTCAAAGAATCATAGATACTGGATTTAGCAAGCCAACAGTAGCTTACATTGCAGGCAGAGCAGCACCCAAAGAAAAGAGAATGGGACATGCAGGAGCAATCGTAATGGGAAATTATGGTTCTGCAGAATCCAAAATTTCAATGTTTAACAAGGCAAACATTCCAGTAGCAAAAAGACCGGCAGAAGTACCAGTATTATTAGCTGGAAAAATGGATAAATCCGATTAG
- a CDS encoding NADPH-dependent FMN reductase, which yields MAKIVVIVGSVRSERQGIKVAKWIVEKLQDRGHQVSMVDPMDLELPLLDKMYKEMKSPPVKLQELQKIIQDADGYVPITPEYNHSVSSSLKNTLDYFLEEYFFKPSAIVSYSVGPFGGILAGNHLRQILAEMGMPAIPSQLPISKVKDVFDNDGKLLDENYERRIAKFLDEFEWYVSAFTKQREIGTPY from the coding sequence TTGGCAAAAATTGTAGTCATTGTTGGTTCTGTCAGATCTGAAAGACAAGGAATCAAAGTTGCAAAATGGATAGTTGAAAAACTGCAAGACCGAGGTCATCAAGTATCTATGGTAGATCCTATGGATTTGGAACTTCCATTACTTGATAAAATGTACAAAGAAATGAAATCCCCTCCTGTGAAATTACAAGAACTCCAAAAAATTATCCAAGATGCAGACGGATATGTTCCAATAACTCCTGAATATAATCACAGTGTCTCATCTTCATTAAAAAATACGCTGGATTATTTTTTAGAAGAATACTTTTTCAAGCCTTCAGCTATCGTTTCCTATTCTGTAGGTCCATTTGGAGGAATTCTGGCTGGAAATCATTTACGGCAAATATTGGCAGAGATGGGAATGCCTGCAATTCCATCACAATTACCAATATCCAAAGTAAAAGATGTTTTTGATAATGATGGGAAACTATTGGATGAAAATTATGAGAGAAGAATTGCTAAATTTTTAGATGAATTTGAGTGGTATGTTTCAGCTTTTACAAAACAACGAGAAATTGGAACCCCCTATTGA
- a CDS encoding 50S ribosomal protein L40e, whose amino-acid sequence MPITDPEKKRIAQQARLVMRICFKCGCRNDIDATRCRKCRNPYLRLKNRNLGVKK is encoded by the coding sequence ATGCCTATTACAGACCCAGAAAAGAAACGAATTGCCCAGCAAGCTCGTCTTGTAATGAGAATTTGCTTCAAATGTGGATGTAGAAACGATATTGATGCTACACGATGCAGAAAATGCAGAAATCCATACTTGAGATTAAAGAACAGAAACCTAGGCGTTAAGAAATAG
- a CDS encoding FxLYD domain-containing protein, protein MEQVFIIIFLITGIITPVFGEVFIENDQQFIGDDKSLHVVGEITNNLKVPLSQINVIITLFDENKNQILVKEVNSLVNTIMPGMKGPFELILPSNEAKDTKSYSLNLDYELSHPKSQVIDITESELSTDNHNNLIITGVVKNNGYITANTVAIIATLYDVEGNVAGVSRIHPEPDYLGVNDNAFFLVTIPDKIQNSQIKEYTLIAESEEYAAVPEFPISTLVLLAITLSAYIGITRFSGKIITNLISATNLKS, encoded by the coding sequence ATGGAACAGGTTTTTATCATCATATTTCTAATTACAGGAATTATTACACCTGTATTTGGAGAAGTATTTATTGAAAATGATCAGCAGTTTATTGGAGACGACAAATCTCTCCACGTTGTTGGGGAGATAACAAATAATCTCAAGGTCCCCCTAAGCCAAATCAATGTGATAATAACATTATTTGATGAAAATAAAAATCAAATTTTAGTAAAAGAAGTGAATTCTTTAGTAAATACAATCATGCCAGGAATGAAGGGACCATTTGAACTGATATTGCCAAGTAATGAAGCAAAAGATACTAAATCATATTCATTGAATTTAGATTATGAGTTGAGTCATCCAAAAAGTCAGGTGATAGATATTACTGAATCAGAATTATCAACAGACAATCACAATAACCTAATCATTACTGGTGTTGTCAAGAACAATGGCTACATTACAGCAAATACGGTAGCAATCATTGCAACTCTTTATGATGTTGAAGGAAATGTGGCAGGAGTCTCCAGAATCCATCCAGAACCAGACTATTTAGGGGTAAATGACAATGCCTTCTTTTTGGTTACAATTCCCGATAAAATTCAAAATAGTCAGATAAAAGAATACACATTGATTGCTGAATCAGAAGAGTATGCAGCGGTTCCAGAATTTCCCATAAGCACACTTGTTTTACTAGCAATAACACTATCAGCATATATTGGAATTACGAGATTTTCAGGTAAAATCATAACAAATCTAATTTCTGCAACAAATCTAAAGTCGTAG
- the dps gene encoding DNA protection during starvation protein: protein MSESNEPNVVGINVLKQNGLDVDELVKELIKNAAVEFTAYYYFTNLRAHCTGMEGEGLKGIIEDARLEDLSHFESCLERIYQLGGALPNDATEFIKMSGCEFLQLPANPTDHKAILEKCLKAEQGAIVNWNKICQMTLGKDPATYDIAKDILAEEIEHESWFLELIYGRPSGHMRRKFSGERPHTGKHSRALDMA, encoded by the coding sequence ATGTCTGAATCAAATGAACCAAATGTTGTTGGAATCAATGTTCTAAAGCAAAATGGGCTAGATGTTGATGAACTGGTAAAAGAGTTGATAAAAAATGCAGCAGTTGAATTTACTGCATACTATTACTTTACCAATCTACGAGCACATTGTACAGGCATGGAAGGTGAAGGACTAAAAGGAATTATTGAAGATGCAAGACTAGAAGATCTCAGTCACTTTGAATCATGTCTTGAGAGAATCTACCAATTAGGAGGAGCCCTTCCAAATGATGCAACAGAATTTATCAAAATGTCTGGATGTGAGTTCTTACAGCTTCCAGCAAATCCAACAGATCATAAAGCAATTCTAGAGAAATGTCTCAAAGCAGAACAGGGTGCAATTGTCAATTGGAATAAAATTTGCCAGATGACATTAGGAAAAGATCCTGCCACATATGATATTGCAAAAGATATCTTAGCTGAAGAGATTGAGCACGAGTCTTGGTTCTTAGAACTAATCTACGGGCGACCATCAGGACACATGAGAAGAAAGTTTTCTGGTGAAAGACCACATACTGGAAAACACTCTAGAGCACTCGATATGGCCTAA
- a CDS encoding succinate--CoA ligase subunit beta, protein MQLLEFQAKELFREYGINLLESISSTNIEDGRKHAKELGYPFVIKIQVPVGGRGKAGGIQKCQNDDEFELKYPQVMDLTIKGEKARAILLEKMADIKKELYLSLFLNRSKRCYTIIASAEGGVEIESVKNQIIKEVGLGHVSDELAKEVAKEMGLEGTTAEQFVDTLKKLSKLTIEKEAELVEINPLAIMQDDTIMALDGKFVTDDNSNFRHPELQKYQEKTEIEEQAEKSGFSLVELDGDIAVVGNGAGLVMSTLDMLSDNGGKPACFLDVGGGATTESVYEALTLISKLDRVKGILVNLYGGIVKTTVVAEAFLKAYEDNLIDLPVFSRLKGTESDKAKEMLQGSRTKIFDSVEDAINAAVMGVKK, encoded by the coding sequence ATGCAATTACTAGAATTTCAGGCAAAGGAATTATTTAGAGAATACGGAATTAACCTACTAGAGAGCATATCATCTACAAATATCGAAGACGGTAGAAAGCATGCAAAAGAATTAGGATATCCATTTGTAATTAAAATCCAAGTCCCAGTTGGAGGTAGAGGAAAAGCAGGCGGAATTCAAAAATGTCAAAACGATGATGAATTTGAACTAAAATATCCTCAAGTAATGGACTTGACAATCAAAGGAGAGAAAGCAAGAGCAATTTTACTTGAAAAAATGGCAGATATTAAAAAAGAGCTGTATCTGTCACTATTTTTGAATCGTTCAAAAAGATGCTACACAATCATTGCATCTGCAGAAGGGGGCGTAGAGATCGAATCAGTCAAAAATCAAATTATCAAAGAAGTTGGATTAGGACATGTTTCAGATGAACTTGCAAAAGAAGTTGCAAAAGAGATGGGGCTGGAAGGAACTACTGCAGAACAATTTGTAGACACTTTGAAAAAATTATCAAAACTCACTATTGAAAAAGAGGCAGAATTGGTAGAAATTAATCCACTTGCAATAATGCAAGATGACACAATCATGGCACTTGATGGTAAATTTGTAACAGATGACAACAGTAACTTTAGACATCCAGAACTACAAAAATATCAAGAAAAGACAGAGATTGAAGAGCAAGCTGAAAAAAGTGGATTTTCATTAGTAGAGTTAGATGGAGACATTGCAGTTGTAGGAAATGGTGCAGGTCTTGTAATGTCTACATTAGACATGTTATCAGATAATGGTGGAAAGCCAGCATGTTTCTTAGATGTTGGTGGCGGCGCAACTACTGAATCAGTTTATGAGGCATTGACTTTGATTAGTAAATTAGATAGAGTAAAAGGAATTTTAGTGAATCTGTATGGAGGAATTGTAAAGACAACAGTGGTAGCTGAAGCATTTCTAAAAGCATATGAAGATAATTTAATTGACTTGCCAGTATTTTCAAGATTAAAGGGAACAGAGTCAGATAAAGCAAAAGAAATGTTGCAAGGATCCAGAACCAAAATATTTGATTCAGTAGAGGATGCTATCAATGCTGCAGTAATGGGAGTTAAGAAATGA
- a CDS encoding Lrp/AsnC ligand binding domain-containing protein has product MHKGFILLNCDLGAEEYIVDELKHMQDVNNAYLTFGAYDVVAEVQTQNQDEFEKVIGEIRKLSRVVSTMTLNVIQPE; this is encoded by the coding sequence ATGCACAAAGGATTCATTTTACTGAATTGTGATCTAGGAGCTGAAGAATATATCGTAGATGAATTAAAACACATGCAAGATGTCAATAATGCATACCTTACTTTTGGAGCATATGATGTAGTTGCAGAAGTGCAAACACAAAATCAAGATGAATTTGAAAAAGTGATTGGAGAAATTAGAAAATTATCAAGAGTTGTAAGCACTATGACTCTAAATGTCATTCAACCCGAATAA
- a CDS encoding DEAD/DEAH box helicase encodes MTKFTELGLKDEVLKGITDQHFDEAFPIQEAVIPVLLSGRDVVGQAHTGSGKTAAFALAMLQEIQPKNGIQGLIMAPTRELAMQISDEVKKFGKYTGIKVATVYGGQGMGIQLDALHRGVEIVVATPGRLIDHLKRGSIELRDVTHIVLDEADTMLDMGFVDDISFILDLAPEDRVMSLFSATMPTEILRLSEEYLNNPKQFLLDADDLSGEGIDQSYLVIKDRDKFKYLIDFIKKTKGQSIVFCSTKYRTRDVAKFLHQEKYNAVAIEGDMSQHRREQSMGKFRSGKADILVATDVASRGIDVPRVELVVNYDVPNQEMAYFHRIGRTARAGALGKAVTFVSYSSVGDWNLIKRQIKVPLRDLNQEMGIQISIPDPLKRQTPSRRYGGQSRSNYSRGGRSGGYGGSDRNRNPRDDRGGRKRYRDNDNKNSYGGRSRW; translated from the coding sequence ATGACAAAATTTACAGAATTAGGATTAAAAGATGAAGTACTAAAGGGAATTACTGATCAACACTTTGATGAAGCTTTTCCAATTCAAGAGGCTGTTATCCCCGTACTTCTTTCAGGAAGAGATGTAGTAGGTCAAGCACATACAGGTTCAGGAAAAACTGCAGCATTTGCATTGGCAATGCTACAAGAGATACAACCAAAAAATGGAATTCAGGGATTAATCATGGCCCCCACAAGAGAACTTGCAATGCAGATTAGTGATGAAGTTAAAAAATTTGGAAAGTATACAGGAATCAAAGTAGCTACAGTTTACGGAGGACAAGGAATGGGAATTCAGTTAGATGCTCTTCATAGAGGGGTAGAGATTGTTGTTGCAACTCCAGGTAGATTAATTGATCATCTAAAAAGAGGTTCTATCGAACTCAGAGATGTAACCCACATTGTTCTTGATGAAGCAGACACAATGCTCGATATGGGATTCGTAGATGACATTTCATTTATCTTAGATTTAGCACCAGAAGATAGAGTTATGTCATTGTTTTCTGCAACAATGCCTACTGAAATCCTAAGATTGTCAGAAGAATATCTCAACAATCCAAAACAATTCCTTTTAGATGCCGATGATCTCAGTGGAGAGGGAATTGATCAATCATATTTAGTAATAAAAGACCGAGATAAATTCAAGTATCTAATTGATTTTATCAAAAAAACAAAAGGTCAATCAATTGTATTTTGTTCAACAAAATATAGAACCAGAGACGTAGCAAAATTCCTCCATCAGGAAAAATACAATGCAGTTGCAATTGAAGGGGATATGTCTCAACATAGAAGAGAACAGTCCATGGGCAAATTCAGAAGTGGAAAAGCAGACATTCTTGTTGCAACAGATGTGGCATCAAGAGGCATTGACGTCCCAAGAGTAGAACTAGTAGTAAATTATGATGTACCAAATCAAGAGATGGCATATTTCCATAGAATTGGAAGAACTGCAAGAGCTGGGGCACTTGGTAAAGCTGTTACATTTGTATCATATTCATCAGTAGGAGATTGGAATCTCATTAAAAGACAAATCAAAGTTCCTCTAAGGGATTTAAATCAAGAGATGGGAATTCAAATATCCATTCCAGATCCGCTAAAAAGACAGACACCATCTAGAAGATATGGCGGCCAATCAAGATCCAATTATTCCAGAGGAGGCCGTTCAGGAGGATATGGAGGATCAGACAGAAATAGAAATCCCAGAGACGACAGAGGCGGAAGAAAGAGATATCGAGACAATGATAATAAAAATAGCTACGGCGGACGTAGTAGATGGTAA
- a CDS encoding response regulator, which produces MKIRVMLIDDYHDVTGVISEFLGFNSIDVIAIGRNGKEAVELYKKYSPDVVVMDYLMPQYNGLYGLENIRKINPNAKVIMLTGSVDEKLQDELIAQGASEILPKPSSMNIIMETIKKVSINNSIPLSN; this is translated from the coding sequence ATGAAAATTCGCGTTATGCTAATTGATGATTACCATGATGTAACTGGAGTGATTTCAGAATTTCTTGGGTTCAACTCAATTGACGTAATTGCCATTGGGAGAAATGGAAAAGAGGCAGTCGAGCTATACAAAAAATACTCACCAGATGTTGTCGTGATGGATTATTTGATGCCACAATATAACGGACTATATGGACTAGAGAATATCCGTAAGATAAATCCCAATGCCAAAGTAATTATGCTAACAGGAAGTGTAGATGAAAAATTGCAGGATGAATTGATAGCACAGGGAGCCTCTGAAATATTGCCCAAGCCATCTAGTATGAACATAATTATGGAAACAATAAAAAAAGTTTCAATCAATAATTCCATACCTCTAAGTAATTAG
- a CDS encoding inorganic diphosphatase, producing MSKNYWHDIESGNDIPEIINVIVEIPKGSMNKYEYDKKHNMIKLDRVLFSPFHYPGDYGLVPQTLSDDGDPLDALVLVTNSTYPGILIEARPIGLLQMKDDGKLDDKIICVATNDPRYLHTTDIADIEDHYRSEIAHFFQVYKDLEGKKVEILGWKSAKEAKIVIVESIKRYKDTLKKY from the coding sequence ATGAGTAAGAATTATTGGCACGATATAGAATCAGGAAATGACATTCCTGAGATTATTAACGTAATTGTTGAAATTCCAAAGGGATCCATGAACAAGTACGAATATGATAAAAAACACAATATGATAAAATTAGACAGAGTTCTTTTCTCACCATTTCACTATCCCGGCGATTATGGATTAGTTCCTCAAACTTTGTCTGATGATGGGGATCCGCTTGATGCACTAGTACTAGTAACAAACTCAACATATCCTGGAATTCTAATTGAGGCAAGACCAATTGGATTGCTACAAATGAAAGACGATGGTAAATTAGATGACAAAATAATTTGTGTTGCAACAAATGATCCAAGATATCTGCATACTACAGATATTGCAGATATAGAAGATCACTATCGTTCAGAAATTGCTCACTTTTTTCAAGTGTATAAAGATCTGGAAGGAAAAAAAGTGGAGATTTTAGGTTGGAAATCTGCAAAAGAAGCAAAAATTGTCATTGTAGAATCGATAAAAAGATACAAAGACACTTTGAAAAAATATTAG